A genomic segment from uncultured Alistipes sp. encodes:
- a CDS encoding glycoside hydrolase family 88 protein, giving the protein MKRLILLAAACAVAATSCTSRRALYDSGEPLALRMAQSEIARNPSPTTLDGIPAGKVKWNYTTGLELLAIRDAGAAYDAPELIRYADRYYDTIVRPDGEVLTYRKSKYNLDHICPGRSLFELYDRTGEARYRQVLDTLFVQLQEQPRNADGGFWHKQIYPNQMWLDGLYMAEPFYAEYVMRYLADREDVPCASYCEDIVRQFTTVAHHTYDPETGLYRHAYDDSRAMFWCDSITGQSAHAWCRAMGWYAMAIVETLQYLGVNETTQPMVDILGHIYEVLPKYADPATGMWYQVLDQPGREGNYLESTGSAMFVYAQLKGVRLGYLPASMRGEALRRYEQFVERFVRENPDGTISLTDCCAVAGLGGKQMRSGTFDYYISEPVIENDCKGVGPFIWASMEYDRARGRL; this is encoded by the coding sequence ATGAAACGATTGATTCTTCTTGCGGCGGCGTGTGCCGTTGCCGCGACCTCGTGTACCTCGCGCCGGGCGCTGTACGACTCCGGCGAACCGTTGGCTCTGCGGATGGCGCAGAGCGAAATCGCCCGCAATCCGTCGCCGACGACCCTCGACGGAATCCCCGCCGGGAAGGTGAAGTGGAACTACACCACGGGACTGGAACTGCTGGCGATCCGCGATGCGGGTGCGGCCTACGATGCTCCGGAGCTGATCCGCTATGCGGACCGCTACTACGACACGATCGTGCGGCCGGACGGCGAGGTGCTGACCTACCGCAAGTCGAAGTACAACCTCGACCACATCTGCCCGGGGCGTTCGCTCTTCGAGCTCTACGACCGCACGGGCGAGGCGCGTTACCGGCAGGTGCTGGATACGCTCTTCGTGCAGCTGCAGGAGCAGCCGCGCAATGCCGACGGCGGCTTCTGGCACAAGCAGATCTACCCGAACCAGATGTGGCTGGACGGCCTCTACATGGCCGAACCCTTCTACGCGGAGTATGTCATGCGCTACCTTGCCGACCGGGAGGATGTGCCCTGTGCGTCGTACTGCGAGGATATCGTCCGCCAGTTCACCACCGTCGCGCACCATACCTACGACCCCGAAACGGGACTCTACCGCCACGCCTACGACGATTCGCGGGCGATGTTCTGGTGCGACTCGATCACGGGACAGTCGGCCCATGCCTGGTGCCGGGCGATGGGGTGGTACGCCATGGCGATTGTCGAGACGCTGCAGTACCTGGGCGTCAATGAGACCACGCAGCCGATGGTCGACATCCTGGGGCACATCTACGAAGTGCTGCCGAAGTACGCCGATCCCGCCACGGGCATGTGGTATCAGGTGCTCGACCAGCCGGGGCGCGAGGGCAACTACCTCGAATCGACGGGTTCGGCGATGTTCGTCTACGCACAGCTGAAGGGCGTGCGGCTGGGTTATCTTCCGGCGTCGATGCGCGGGGAGGCGCTGCGCCGTTACGAGCAGTTCGTGGAGCGCTTCGTGCGGGAGAATCCCGACGGGACGATTTCGCTTACGGACTGCTGTGCCGTGGCCGGTCTGGGCGGCAAGCAGATGCGCAGCGGGACGTTCGACTACTACATCTCGGAGCCGGTCA